In Anaerolineae bacterium, the sequence TCGGTTGAGCTGCCGTATGCTGTGCTGGAACGCATCGAGGCGCTGGACAGCAAGGTCCGCGCCTATCTGACCGTCACCCCGGAGCTGGCGCTGGAACAGGCCAAGGAGGCGGATGCCCGCCGGGCCGCCGGCGAAGATGCGCCCCTCCTCGGCATCCCCATGGCCATTAAGGACGTCATCTGCACAAAAGGCGTGGAGACCACCTGCGGCTCGCGCATTCTGAAGGGCTTTGTGCCCCCTT encodes:
- a CDS encoding Asp-tRNA(Asn)/Glu-tRNA(Gln) amidotransferase GatCAB subunit A, with product MALYELTIREARALLRKGEISSVELPYAVLERIEALDSKVRAYLTVTPELALEQAKEADARRAAGEDAPLLGIPMAIKDVICTKGVETTCGSRILKGFVPP